The Pectinophora gossypiella chromosome 10, ilPecGoss1.1, whole genome shotgun sequence genome contains a region encoding:
- the LOC126369933 gene encoding piggyBac transposable element-derived protein 4-like isoform X1 yields MFFLCFFSICLLCCLYVCFCFRRPSPERGAIEFISNSNAPAGQEVSVPVASTSNAPVGQVVSVPVATDDFIIIAPEATDVAGGEVVGNTDEFYIVPAPEPAASIVTAPAPVVAPAGDDDSDITEVRPSIFSAPTASTSKRSVIAMNDDHFAETVTSWMTDFFDSEDEDLLDIDSNDVDLGISLSTQSNTRTATDCAADDDGLTTEQISLLHAQEEADDICVRDLAPTNDFFEFNWTCDRQTFTGKREVFTGSPGPTFTVTNDMTPTDIFYKMFDTDFVDMLIRQTNLYGEQKLTKLKQNRETKKHTRTLRWTPTDRDEVIAFLALIILQGLYPKVTEESYFSYDGFGTTPFFGRIMSYNRYFLLKTMLHFVDNDSTEDTTKLNKIRPVIDYFNAKFSSMYYPGQNVAIDESLLKWHGRLSISQKIATKAAQVGVKTYEMCESSSGYLWQFRVYTGKDGPNRKRKMRQSDDHNTQQQTEDQDTQQERLDNSDSQTHRPEDRVIQQDQANDPDTQQDRHDDQSSSTFRPRNATSQIVYDLMTPLLHRGHTLIMDNFYNAPLLARCLKQEKTDVFGTLRLSREFVPESLKTIKKTDMRQGEIVASYCSDLSVMLWRDSNLVSMISTYHPLLIGSVTTYNRTQVHKPAVVLDYNKSMGGVDRKDQYLASQALERQKTKVWYKKLFRRLYNAAIFNCFVIYDSNPTHKLDHRQFRRTLAEDLLRLHKNIDLTTEPKLIRHRETTQLVARQTTRPYVASNHFPMKTGSTATRCFMCTKNKRPSRTAYKCEECDVNLCIVYCFKAYHKPPRTSTTNQDNTDD; encoded by the exons atgttttttttatgttttttttctatatgttTGTTGTGTTGTCTATATGTTTGCTTTTGTTTTAGACGTCCATCGCCAGAACGTGGTGCAATagaatttatttcaaattctaATGCACCTGCTGGCCAGGAAGTCTCTGTGCCTGTGGCTTCGACTTCCAATGCACCTGTTGGCCAGGTAGTCTCCGTGCCTGTGGCCACGGACGACTTCATTATTATTG CCCCCGAAGCCACCGACGTCGCTGGCGGAGAAGTGGTCGGGAACACCGACGAATTTTATATCG tACCGGCACCCGAACCTGCCGCATCTATTGTCACTGCGCCTGCTCCCGTCGTAGCACCCGCTGGTGACGACGACTCAGATATCACTG AGGTCCGCCCGTCTATATTTTCGGCGCCAACTGCCAGTACGTCGAAAAGGAGTGTAATAG CTATGAACGACGATCACTTTGCCGAGACTGTGACTAGCTGGATGACAGACTTTTTTGATAGTGAGGACGAAGACTTACTCGATATCGACAGTAATGACGTTGACTTGGGTATCTCACTCTCGACACAAAGTAATACTCGTACAGCCACTGACTGCGCAGCAGACGATGATGGACTAACTACTGAACAAATTTCTTTACTTCATGCGCAAGAGGAAGCTGATGACATATGTGTGAGAGACTTGGCACCTACTAacgatttttttgaatttaattggACGTGTGACAGACAGACTTTTACTGGTAAGCGAGAAGTCTTTACTGGTTCGCCAGGACCGACATTCACGGTTACTAACGACATGACTCCgactgatattttttataaaatgtttgacACTGATTTTGTTGACATGCTGATACGACAAACAAACCTTTACGGTGAACAAAAACTgacaaaactaaaacaaaaccgAGAAACGAAAAAACATACACGGACTTTGCGTTGGACACCGACTGACCGGGACGAAGTGATAGCGTTTTTAGCACTGATTATACTTCAGGGATTATACCCCAAAGTGACGGAGGAGTCCTACTTCTCTTATGACGGGTTTGGGACTACTCCTTTCTTTGGGCGAATAATGTCCTACAACAGATACTTCCTGTTAAAAACGATGTTACACTTTGTAGACAATGACTCGACTGAGGACACGACAAAACTTAATAAGATAAGACCTGTCATCGACTATTTTAATGCCAAATTTTCATCAATGTATTACCCTGGACAGAACGTGGCTATTGACGAGAGCCTACTAAAATGGCATGGCCGACTTAGTATTTCTCAAAAAATAGCAACCAAAGCCGCTCAAGTAGGTGTAAAAACCTATGAAATGTGCGAGTCGTCATCAGGCTACCTATGGCAGTTCAGGGTGTATACTGGAAAAGATGGCCCcaacagaaaaagaaaaatgcgaCAATCTGACGACCACAACACCCAGCAACAGACTGAGGATCAGGACACACAGCAAGAGCGACTTGACAACAGTGACAGCCAGACACACCGACCTGAAGACCGCGTCATCCAGCAGGACCAAgctaatgaccctgacacccaACAAGACCGACATGACGACCAATCGAGCAGTACGTTTCGTCCGCGAAATGCTACTTCTCAGATTGTTTATGACTTAATGACACCACTACTTCACCGGGGACACACGCTAATAATGGATAATTTTTATAATGCTCCATTATTAGCGCGTTGCCTTAAACAGGAAAAGACTGACGTATTTGGGACTCTGAGATTATCGCGAGAATTTGTTCCCGAAAGTTTAAAGACTATAAAAAAGACTGACATGCGACAAGGTGAAATAGTGGCATCTTACTGTTCCGATCTGTCGGTGATGTTGTGGCGTGACTCTAACCTCGTTAGTATGATCTCCACTTACCATCCCCTTCTAATCGGATCAGTGACTACGTATAACCGTACGCAAGTACATAAGCCGGCTGTCGTCCTTGACTACAACAAATCAATGGGAGGTGTCGACCGCAAAGATCAGTATCTTGCCAGTCAAGCTCTTGAGAGACAGAAAACTAAAGTGTGGTACAAGAAGCTGTTTAGGCGCCTTTACAATGCAGCAATCTTTAACTGCTTTGTGATTTACGATAGTAATCCCACACACAAACTTGATCACCGTCAGTTTAGGAGGACGCTGGCTGAAGACTTGCTACGGTTGCACAAAAACATTGACTTGACGACAGAACCCAAACTAATTCGACATAGAGAGACGACTCAATTGGTGGCACGCCAAACAACGCGACCGTACGTGGCCTCGAACCATTTTCCGATGAAAACGGGATCCACTGCCACACGTTGTTTTATGTGCACTAAGAACAAACGACCGTCTAGGACTGCATATAAGTGCGAGGAGTGTGACGTAAATCTGTGCATCGTGTATTGCTTTAAAGCCTATCATAAGCCTCCTCGCACTTCCACCACCAACCAGGACAATACTGACGATTGA
- the LOC126369933 gene encoding piggyBac transposable element-derived protein 4-like isoform X2, whose protein sequence is MNDDHFAETVTSWMTDFFDSEDEDLLDIDSNDVDLGISLSTQSNTRTATDCAADDDGLTTEQISLLHAQEEADDICVRDLAPTNDFFEFNWTCDRQTFTGKREVFTGSPGPTFTVTNDMTPTDIFYKMFDTDFVDMLIRQTNLYGEQKLTKLKQNRETKKHTRTLRWTPTDRDEVIAFLALIILQGLYPKVTEESYFSYDGFGTTPFFGRIMSYNRYFLLKTMLHFVDNDSTEDTTKLNKIRPVIDYFNAKFSSMYYPGQNVAIDESLLKWHGRLSISQKIATKAAQVGVKTYEMCESSSGYLWQFRVYTGKDGPNRKRKMRQSDDHNTQQQTEDQDTQQERLDNSDSQTHRPEDRVIQQDQANDPDTQQDRHDDQSSSTFRPRNATSQIVYDLMTPLLHRGHTLIMDNFYNAPLLARCLKQEKTDVFGTLRLSREFVPESLKTIKKTDMRQGEIVASYCSDLSVMLWRDSNLVSMISTYHPLLIGSVTTYNRTQVHKPAVVLDYNKSMGGVDRKDQYLASQALERQKTKVWYKKLFRRLYNAAIFNCFVIYDSNPTHKLDHRQFRRTLAEDLLRLHKNIDLTTEPKLIRHRETTQLVARQTTRPYVASNHFPMKTGSTATRCFMCTKNKRPSRTAYKCEECDVNLCIVYCFKAYHKPPRTSTTNQDNTDD, encoded by the coding sequence ATGAACGACGATCACTTTGCCGAGACTGTGACTAGCTGGATGACAGACTTTTTTGATAGTGAGGACGAAGACTTACTCGATATCGACAGTAATGACGTTGACTTGGGTATCTCACTCTCGACACAAAGTAATACTCGTACAGCCACTGACTGCGCAGCAGACGATGATGGACTAACTACTGAACAAATTTCTTTACTTCATGCGCAAGAGGAAGCTGATGACATATGTGTGAGAGACTTGGCACCTACTAacgatttttttgaatttaattggACGTGTGACAGACAGACTTTTACTGGTAAGCGAGAAGTCTTTACTGGTTCGCCAGGACCGACATTCACGGTTACTAACGACATGACTCCgactgatattttttataaaatgtttgacACTGATTTTGTTGACATGCTGATACGACAAACAAACCTTTACGGTGAACAAAAACTgacaaaactaaaacaaaaccgAGAAACGAAAAAACATACACGGACTTTGCGTTGGACACCGACTGACCGGGACGAAGTGATAGCGTTTTTAGCACTGATTATACTTCAGGGATTATACCCCAAAGTGACGGAGGAGTCCTACTTCTCTTATGACGGGTTTGGGACTACTCCTTTCTTTGGGCGAATAATGTCCTACAACAGATACTTCCTGTTAAAAACGATGTTACACTTTGTAGACAATGACTCGACTGAGGACACGACAAAACTTAATAAGATAAGACCTGTCATCGACTATTTTAATGCCAAATTTTCATCAATGTATTACCCTGGACAGAACGTGGCTATTGACGAGAGCCTACTAAAATGGCATGGCCGACTTAGTATTTCTCAAAAAATAGCAACCAAAGCCGCTCAAGTAGGTGTAAAAACCTATGAAATGTGCGAGTCGTCATCAGGCTACCTATGGCAGTTCAGGGTGTATACTGGAAAAGATGGCCCcaacagaaaaagaaaaatgcgaCAATCTGACGACCACAACACCCAGCAACAGACTGAGGATCAGGACACACAGCAAGAGCGACTTGACAACAGTGACAGCCAGACACACCGACCTGAAGACCGCGTCATCCAGCAGGACCAAgctaatgaccctgacacccaACAAGACCGACATGACGACCAATCGAGCAGTACGTTTCGTCCGCGAAATGCTACTTCTCAGATTGTTTATGACTTAATGACACCACTACTTCACCGGGGACACACGCTAATAATGGATAATTTTTATAATGCTCCATTATTAGCGCGTTGCCTTAAACAGGAAAAGACTGACGTATTTGGGACTCTGAGATTATCGCGAGAATTTGTTCCCGAAAGTTTAAAGACTATAAAAAAGACTGACATGCGACAAGGTGAAATAGTGGCATCTTACTGTTCCGATCTGTCGGTGATGTTGTGGCGTGACTCTAACCTCGTTAGTATGATCTCCACTTACCATCCCCTTCTAATCGGATCAGTGACTACGTATAACCGTACGCAAGTACATAAGCCGGCTGTCGTCCTTGACTACAACAAATCAATGGGAGGTGTCGACCGCAAAGATCAGTATCTTGCCAGTCAAGCTCTTGAGAGACAGAAAACTAAAGTGTGGTACAAGAAGCTGTTTAGGCGCCTTTACAATGCAGCAATCTTTAACTGCTTTGTGATTTACGATAGTAATCCCACACACAAACTTGATCACCGTCAGTTTAGGAGGACGCTGGCTGAAGACTTGCTACGGTTGCACAAAAACATTGACTTGACGACAGAACCCAAACTAATTCGACATAGAGAGACGACTCAATTGGTGGCACGCCAAACAACGCGACCGTACGTGGCCTCGAACCATTTTCCGATGAAAACGGGATCCACTGCCACACGTTGTTTTATGTGCACTAAGAACAAACGACCGTCTAGGACTGCATATAAGTGCGAGGAGTGTGACGTAAATCTGTGCATCGTGTATTGCTTTAAAGCCTATCATAAGCCTCCTCGCACTTCCACCACCAACCAGGACAATACTGACGATTGA